In a genomic window of Pelecanus crispus isolate bPelCri1 chromosome 1, bPelCri1.pri, whole genome shotgun sequence:
- the LOC104035494 gene encoding claudin-8-like, with protein sequence MVSGALQIAGLLVGGIGMIGTFAVTGMPQWRVSAFIENNIIVFETIWEGLWMHCIRQANIRMQCKLYDSVLALSPDLQASRGLMCAGSVLSFLAFMVAIIGMKCTRCVQSSWQAKGYIILTAGLLFILSGAVELIPVCWVASSIISDFYNPVINVAQKRELGEALYLGWVAAFCLIAAGAIFCCFFCCCEKTRSYGYSAPTHYPMHSQHLHGKTESSYSKSQYV encoded by the coding sequence ATGGTCAGTGGTGCTTTGCAGATTGCCGGGCTGCTCGTTGGTGGCATTGGCATGATTGGGACATTCGCTGTCACGGGCATGCCTCAGTGGAGGGTGTCTGCCTTCATCGAGAACAACATCATCGTGTTTGAGACCATTTGGGAAGGCCTGTGGATGCACTGCATCAGGCAAGCCAACATCAGGATGCAGTGCAAGCTCTACGACTCCGTGCTGGCCCTCTCACCGGACCTGCAGGCATCCAGAGGGCTGATGTGTGCTGGGTCGGTGCTCTCCTTCCTCGCTTTCATGGTTGCCATTATTGGGATGAAGTGCACGCGGTGcgtgcagagcagctggcaagccAAGGGCTATATTATTCTGACGGCTGGGCTCCTTTTCATCCTCTCGGGTGCCGTTGAGCTCATTCCAGTCTGCTGGGTTGCCAGCTCCATCATCAGTGACTTCTACAACCCCGTGATCAATGTTGCACAGAAAAGAGAGCTTGGAGAGGCTCTCTACCTGGGCTGGGTAGCTGCCTTCTGCCTCATTGCTGCCGGAGCCatattctgttgctttttctgctgttgtgagAAAACCAGAAGCTATGGATACTCCGCGCCAACCCACTACCCTATGCATAGCCAGCATTTGCACGGGAAGACTGAAAGCTCATACTCCAAAAGTCAGTATGTCTAG